A single Natrinema pellirubrum DSM 15624 DNA region contains:
- a CDS encoding LURP-one-related/scramblase family protein: MEASNYDIEGLDLSADQYTVEQNLIRNEYRALDDRGNTVLEGKQKTFKLKEEFPFVDADGDDVFTVTAQQIRDYEGQYVLTDARSDEDVVVLDHEYSLLEQITGATWTIRDPETDAELAAITSRKFVGLFRTGLLGNLIPHHYEITDADGGHVGSISGQLSMKDRYDIEIDDASSVPRVPVVAAAMVIDAIEGH, encoded by the coding sequence ATGGAGGCGTCGAACTACGATATCGAGGGGCTCGACCTCTCGGCCGACCAGTACACCGTCGAACAGAACCTGATACGGAACGAGTACAGGGCCCTCGACGACCGCGGTAATACGGTCCTCGAGGGGAAGCAAAAGACGTTCAAACTCAAAGAGGAGTTCCCGTTCGTCGATGCGGACGGCGACGACGTGTTCACCGTGACGGCACAGCAGATCCGGGACTACGAGGGTCAATACGTTCTCACGGACGCTCGAAGCGACGAGGACGTCGTCGTTCTCGACCACGAGTACTCGCTCCTCGAGCAGATTACGGGAGCGACCTGGACGATCCGTGACCCCGAGACCGACGCCGAGCTGGCGGCGATCACGTCTCGGAAGTTCGTCGGTCTGTTCCGGACGGGGCTCTTGGGGAACCTGATCCCACACCACTACGAAATCACCGACGCCGACGGCGGCCACGTGGGTTCGATCTCGGGGCAGCTCTCGATGAAAGATCGGTACGACATCGAGATCGACGACGCTAGTTCCGTGCCGCGGGTCCCAGTCGTGGCCGCCGCGATGGTCATCGACGCGATCGAGGGGCACTGA
- a CDS encoding hemolysin family protein encodes MSGLETIVAGTTSVDVGSPAVVGVDPSTNLVAAIGVGTLLVLLVLSGFFSSAEIAMFSLAQHRIEALVEEGRPGAETVQELQSDPHRLLVTILVGNNLVNIAMSSIATGLFAMYVGQGQAMLAATFGVTAVVLLFGESAPKSYAIENTESWALSVARPLQLSKYALYPLVVTFDALTRLVNRLSGGGTAVESSYVTRDEIRELIRTGENEGIIETDEREMLQRVFRFNDTIAKEVMTPRLDVTAVPRTATVDDAVAKCVKSGHARLPVYEGGLDTVVGVVALSDLVRDYRSGDSTDDASLEPHIEETLHVPESKHVDELFREMRRERVGQVVVIDEFGTTEGIVTTEDIVEAVVGEILDAQEAEPIETIDERTVRVDGEVNIEDVNDVTGVEFPEGEEFETIAGFVFNRAGRLVDPGETFAYDGVELTVERVDNTRIKRVRITEPDPSTADESGVAASS; translated from the coding sequence ATGTCCGGCCTCGAGACGATCGTAGCGGGAACCACTTCGGTCGACGTCGGTAGCCCGGCCGTCGTCGGCGTCGACCCGTCGACGAACCTCGTGGCCGCCATCGGAGTCGGGACGCTGCTGGTGTTGCTCGTACTGTCGGGGTTTTTCTCTTCGGCGGAGATAGCGATGTTCTCGCTGGCCCAGCACCGCATCGAGGCGCTAGTCGAGGAGGGACGACCCGGTGCCGAGACAGTACAGGAGCTGCAGTCGGATCCGCATCGGCTGCTGGTGACAATTCTCGTCGGAAATAACCTCGTCAACATCGCGATGTCGTCGATCGCAACTGGCCTGTTCGCGATGTACGTCGGGCAGGGGCAGGCGATGCTGGCGGCGACGTTCGGCGTGACCGCCGTTGTCCTGCTGTTCGGCGAGAGCGCGCCGAAGTCGTACGCAATCGAGAACACCGAGTCGTGGGCCCTCTCGGTCGCCCGTCCACTCCAGCTCTCAAAATATGCGCTGTATCCGCTGGTGGTCACGTTCGACGCGTTGACCCGTCTCGTCAACCGTCTCAGCGGCGGCGGAACCGCTGTCGAGTCGTCCTATGTGACGCGAGACGAAATCCGGGAGCTGATACGGACCGGCGAGAACGAGGGGATAATCGAGACCGACGAACGTGAGATGCTCCAACGCGTGTTCCGGTTCAACGACACCATCGCGAAGGAGGTGATGACGCCACGACTGGACGTGACCGCGGTCCCCCGAACGGCGACGGTTGACGACGCCGTCGCGAAGTGCGTCAAGAGCGGTCACGCCCGCCTTCCGGTGTACGAAGGCGGCCTCGACACCGTCGTCGGCGTGGTTGCCCTCAGCGATCTCGTCCGCGACTACCGGAGCGGCGATTCGACCGACGACGCCTCACTCGAGCCTCATATCGAGGAAACTCTACACGTCCCGGAGAGCAAGCACGTCGACGAACTGTTTCGCGAAATGCGCCGTGAGCGCGTCGGACAGGTCGTCGTCATCGACGAGTTCGGGACGACGGAGGGGATCGTCACGACCGAGGACATCGTCGAGGCAGTTGTCGGCGAGATCCTCGACGCTCAGGAGGCCGAACCCATCGAGACGATCGACGAGCGCACGGTCCGAGTCGACGGGGAGGTGAACATCGAGGACGTCAACGACGTCACCGGCGTCGAGTTCCCCGAAGGAGAAGAGTTCGAGACGATCGCCGGCTTCGTCTTCAACCGCGCCGGGCGGCTGGTCGATCCTGGCGAGACGTTCGCCTACGACGGCGTCGAACTGACCGTTGAGCGCGTCGACAACACGCGGATCAAGCGCGTCCGCATCACCGAACCCGACCCCTCGACGGCCGACGAGTCCGGCGTCGCCGCCTCGAGTTAG
- a CDS encoding dipeptide ABC transporter ATP-binding protein, protein MTLLEVDNLKVTYETDDEPVHAVNDVSFTIDEGVNYGLAGESGSGKSTVAEALLGLLPGNGTVERGTIGFDGKDLTALSEAERRDILWEDIAYIPQSAMDSLDPVMSTGDQIAQAIHTHRNVTDSKARDRVRELFEIVGLDPDRIDDYPHEFSGGMRQRVTIAMALALEPDLIIADEPTTGLDVIVQDKIIDKILEIQERMDSSLLLITHEIGVIAETCDELSILYGGKVMEQGSVDNVLVNPTNPYTMGLKNSFPEIDEGEDPVAIPGSPPNLNGEPTACVFEDRCPFATEECGASHPDPVDLPNRNHRSACHRVKEAAQLRQAADDPETWDIPDDGDDDSDRGEVILETDNLEKHYEQSQPLLDKVRGEETDYVKAVDGVSLSVRRSEVLGIAGESGCGKSTLGETMALLEEPTGGELTFDGEPYEYYQDGNVQEFRRKVQIVFQDPFDSLNPRQTVRKLVGEPLTIHDYRTDEKERAIVETLEKVGLTPAEEYLDQYPHELSGGQRQRVAVAKALVLDPDFLICDEPASMLDVSLKVNLLNLLRGLADTEDIGIVYISHDLASLMQVSDRLGIMYLGRIIEEGEVDRIATRPKHPYTASLLSAAPEKDPTVDRTRVLLEGEPPDPVDLPSGCAFAPRCPKAEDSCWEAEPAIDEAGDDSHRAACYLPEDGDGTAPTDTATADDEFPTSANTDSVGD, encoded by the coding sequence ATGACGCTACTCGAAGTCGACAACCTAAAAGTCACGTACGAAACCGACGACGAGCCGGTCCATGCCGTCAACGACGTCTCCTTCACCATCGACGAGGGTGTCAACTACGGCCTCGCCGGCGAGTCCGGCTCCGGCAAGTCGACCGTCGCGGAAGCCCTGCTGGGCCTGCTCCCAGGCAACGGAACCGTCGAGCGCGGTACCATCGGGTTCGACGGAAAAGACCTCACAGCCCTCTCCGAGGCCGAGCGCCGCGACATCCTCTGGGAGGACATCGCCTACATCCCCCAGAGCGCGATGGACTCGCTCGACCCCGTGATGTCGACCGGCGACCAGATCGCACAGGCGATCCATACGCACCGCAACGTCACGGATTCCAAGGCGCGCGATCGAGTCCGCGAACTGTTCGAGATCGTCGGCCTCGACCCCGATCGGATCGACGACTATCCCCACGAGTTCTCCGGCGGGATGCGCCAGCGGGTGACCATCGCCATGGCGCTGGCCCTCGAGCCTGACCTCATCATCGCCGACGAGCCGACGACCGGGCTGGACGTGATCGTCCAAGACAAAATCATCGACAAGATCCTCGAGATTCAAGAGCGGATGGACAGTTCGCTGTTGCTAATCACCCACGAAATCGGCGTCATCGCCGAGACCTGTGACGAGCTGTCGATCCTCTACGGCGGGAAAGTGATGGAACAGGGCAGCGTTGACAACGTACTCGTTAACCCCACGAATCCGTACACGATGGGGCTGAAAAACTCCTTCCCGGAGATCGACGAGGGAGAGGATCCCGTCGCAATCCCGGGTTCGCCGCCGAACCTGAACGGGGAGCCGACGGCTTGCGTCTTCGAGGATCGGTGTCCCTTCGCTACCGAGGAGTGCGGGGCGTCCCATCCAGACCCGGTCGACCTCCCGAACCGGAACCACCGATCAGCCTGCCATCGCGTCAAGGAGGCGGCCCAGCTCCGGCAGGCCGCTGACGATCCGGAGACGTGGGACATTCCCGACGACGGCGACGACGACTCCGACCGCGGCGAGGTCATTCTCGAGACCGACAACCTCGAGAAACATTACGAACAGAGCCAGCCGCTACTCGACAAGGTCCGCGGCGAAGAGACCGATTACGTGAAAGCTGTCGACGGCGTCTCGCTGTCGGTCCGCCGCTCGGAGGTCCTCGGAATCGCCGGCGAGTCCGGCTGCGGGAAGTCGACACTCGGCGAAACGATGGCCCTGCTCGAAGAGCCGACCGGTGGAGAGTTGACTTTCGACGGCGAGCCCTACGAGTACTATCAGGACGGAAACGTTCAGGAGTTCCGGCGAAAGGTCCAGATCGTCTTTCAGGATCCCTTCGACTCGCTGAACCCCCGTCAGACCGTCCGGAAGCTCGTTGGCGAGCCGCTGACGATCCACGACTATCGGACCGACGAGAAGGAGCGAGCGATCGTCGAAACACTCGAGAAGGTGGGGCTGACTCCGGCCGAGGAGTACCTCGATCAGTACCCCCACGAACTCTCCGGCGGACAGCGCCAGCGCGTGGCAGTCGCCAAGGCGCTCGTCCTAGATCCGGACTTCCTGATCTGTGACGAGCCCGCGTCGATGCTGGACGTCTCGCTGAAGGTCAACCTGCTGAACCTGCTTCGAGGGCTGGCCGACACTGAGGACATCGGCATCGTCTACATCTCCCACGACCTCGCGAGTCTGATGCAAGTATCCGACCGGTTGGGCATCATGTACCTCGGCCGGATCATCGAGGAAGGCGAGGTCGATCGGATCGCGACGCGGCCGAAACACCCCTACACGGCGTCGCTGCTCTCGGCTGCCCCGGAGAAGGACCCGACCGTTGACCGGACGCGCGTCTTGCTCGAGGGGGAGCCGCCGGACCCGGTTGATCTCCCCTCGGGCTGTGCGTTTGCCCCGCGCTGTCCGAAGGCCGAGGACTCGTGCTGGGAAGCCGAGCCGGCGATCGACGAGGCGGGCGACGACAGCCATCGAGCGGCGTGTTATCTCCCGGAGGACGGGGACGGAACGGCTCCGACGGACACCGCGACTGCCGACGACGAGTTCCCGACGTCGGCCAACACCGACTCAGTGGGTGACTGA
- a CDS encoding ABC transporter permease, with product MSTDTKQKGAMYSRIDELWTTVRDQFVFLRRDPLAFGGMIVVATFVFLGLFGPFLAPHDPIEHTVRGGDGSVLRLTAPSAEAFFGTTSYGKDVLSQFLAGARPTLIVGLFGGLGTGALGFTVGVVSGYYGGWVDELLMRLTDLTFSLPFMPMALLLLTFMTPNIWLITAIIAAFLWKMPARVVRSEVLSVRERTFVKSARASGASDLRTMLYHVAPNVLPIGFLYTAYGVAWAIAAQASLAFLGFGDPTMTSWGRMLRQVFASGNMRVAWWWVLPPAIGIAAITTSVFLIGRAYEEVINPEIQTDQ from the coding sequence ATGAGTACCGACACGAAACAGAAGGGAGCGATGTACAGCCGGATCGACGAACTGTGGACGACCGTCCGCGACCAGTTCGTGTTCCTGCGGCGAGATCCGCTGGCGTTCGGCGGGATGATCGTCGTCGCGACGTTCGTGTTCCTCGGGCTGTTCGGGCCGTTCCTGGCTCCCCACGATCCGATCGAACACACCGTCCGCGGCGGCGACGGCTCTGTCCTCCGGCTCACGGCCCCGAGCGCGGAGGCGTTCTTCGGGACGACCTCGTACGGCAAGGACGTGCTGAGCCAGTTCCTGGCCGGCGCGCGGCCGACGCTGATCGTCGGCCTGTTCGGTGGGCTGGGCACGGGCGCACTCGGCTTCACCGTCGGCGTCGTCAGCGGCTACTACGGCGGCTGGGTCGACGAGCTGCTGATGCGGCTGACCGACCTGACGTTCTCGCTGCCGTTCATGCCCATGGCGCTGCTGTTGCTGACGTTCATGACGCCGAACATCTGGCTGATCACGGCGATCATCGCCGCGTTCCTCTGGAAGATGCCGGCCCGCGTCGTCCGCTCGGAGGTGCTGTCGGTCCGCGAACGGACCTTCGTCAAGTCCGCCCGCGCCAGCGGCGCGAGCGACCTGCGGACGATGCTGTACCACGTCGCGCCCAACGTCCTGCCGATCGGGTTCCTATACACCGCCTACGGCGTCGCTTGGGCGATCGCCGCGCAGGCGAGTCTGGCCTTCCTCGGGTTCGGCGATCCGACGATGACCAGCTGGGGCCGGATGCTCCGGCAGGTGTTCGCCTCGGGCAACATGCGCGTCGCGTGGTGGTGGGTACTCCCGCCAGCCATCGGTATCGCCGCGATAACCACCTCGGTGTTCCTCATCGGCCGCGCCTACGAGGAAGTCATCAACCCCGAAATTCAGACAGACCAATGA
- a CDS encoding ABC transporter permease yields the protein MTKFQRFLLKRLAISVLLTLIAVSVIFVVLRLLPGSPFEALVTSGNLNQEQIAEIRAMYGLDEPIWKQYVNYLTSLLTFQFGYSILRSQPVWAVLEPRLINSLILLVPALVTTAILSSLVGMYAGWNRGSRLEKFSIVSTTLLRSTPVFITAIFFIIVFAYNLEIVPALGMRSIRATPEGYLDTFVSLDFLHHYLLPFTVAVLYYSGDFLLLARNGVVEKRGSEFLKLHRAKGLTEMQQLARAGRNSMLPILTYFTLRLGMIFQGLILLEVVFSWPGIGRELVLAIQQQDYPLVQAAVFIMALAVILANLLADVLYAYFDPTVSTGGGGSA from the coding sequence ATGACGAAGTTCCAGCGGTTCCTGCTCAAGCGGCTCGCGATCTCCGTATTGCTAACGCTGATCGCCGTCTCAGTCATCTTCGTCGTCCTGCGGCTGCTGCCGGGGAGTCCCTTCGAAGCGCTCGTAACCTCCGGGAACCTGAACCAGGAGCAGATCGCCGAGATCCGAGCGATGTACGGGCTTGACGAACCGATATGGAAACAGTACGTCAACTACCTCACGAGCCTGCTGACTTTCCAGTTCGGCTACTCAATCCTGCGAAGCCAGCCGGTCTGGGCGGTCCTCGAGCCACGCCTGATCAACTCGCTGATCCTGCTCGTGCCGGCACTGGTGACGACGGCAATCCTGAGCTCCCTAGTGGGGATGTACGCCGGCTGGAACAGGGGGAGCCGCCTCGAGAAGTTCAGCATCGTCTCGACGACGCTGCTGCGCTCGACGCCAGTGTTCATCACGGCGATCTTCTTCATCATCGTCTTCGCGTACAACCTAGAGATTGTCCCGGCGCTCGGGATGCGATCGATCCGGGCGACGCCCGAGGGCTACCTCGACACGTTCGTCTCGCTGGACTTCCTGCATCACTACCTCCTGCCGTTTACCGTCGCCGTCCTCTACTACAGCGGCGACTTCCTGCTGCTGGCCCGCAACGGCGTCGTCGAGAAGCGGGGCTCAGAGTTCCTCAAGCTCCACCGCGCGAAGGGGCTCACCGAGATGCAGCAGTTGGCCCGCGCAGGGCGGAACTCCATGCTGCCGATTCTCACCTACTTCACGCTCCGACTGGGGATGATCTTCCAGGGGCTGATCCTGCTCGAGGTCGTCTTCAGCTGGCCCGGTATCGGCCGCGAACTCGTGTTGGCGATCCAGCAGCAGGACTACCCGCTGGTGCAAGCCGCAGTCTTCATCATGGCGCTGGCGGTCATCCTCGCGAACCTCCTCGCTGACGTCCTCTATGCGTACTTCGATCCGACGGTCTCGACCGGCGGAGGTGGTTCGGCATGA
- a CDS encoding ABC transporter substrate-binding protein, with the protein MTQQDNHDSSVARGRGRLTRRGYIATAATALGTGALAGCTGSRGQSLDPDVPDGVPETVETQYWREWETIDADSPPLDYSATAGAVLDRLPVEFSSEDDPWMREHALMVKRGLDDLGIAVELNDRPLNQLYAQSWATKGLEAVISMSTHGPDPQRGLDPNPLLMRRTEGSLSNYDNYYHPKLQELLTEQAQTTDRAEREELVARAQEIFAEDVGALITLFPNIVTAVNRDRWAGYVETPGNGPTMDSFVWTEVNLQPETDNRTYVKGVSTSMNSLNLPWAAGGAEAKRLTFIYDGLFDATPDLDVVPALATGGGFVGETTVELELREGVEWHDGEAFTAEDVKFTVEIYQEYTSSSQVPFYEPIDSVEVLGDHEVRFNLTNPDASFMTQRVVRSVILPKHRWEDIDNPSQHNPDKPVGTGPFEFDTWEQGTRFAASRNDGHWMFDDDWRADALGDQAERGPGIERVIWINVSNVDALIGSLQSGAIDAIGTNLSTLQAERAANADGIEQVSAGSYAPLDAKLMFSCPLVRDKEFRIALSKAVDSQGFVEDFLQGEATVPAGENPISPLTQWHNPDTTDYEVDVEEARTILEQAGYTWDGDGNLRYPNGEAWGAFVERIQPENTYKRRDELEQPDFS; encoded by the coding sequence ATGACGCAGCAAGATAATCATGACAGTTCGGTCGCGAGGGGTCGCGGCCGGCTCACGCGACGGGGCTATATTGCCACTGCCGCCACGGCGCTCGGAACGGGTGCGCTCGCGGGCTGTACCGGGAGCCGCGGACAGAGCCTCGATCCGGACGTGCCCGATGGGGTACCGGAGACGGTCGAAACGCAGTACTGGCGCGAATGGGAGACGATCGATGCCGACTCGCCGCCGCTCGACTATAGCGCGACCGCGGGCGCGGTCCTCGATCGGTTGCCTGTCGAGTTCTCGAGCGAAGACGACCCCTGGATGCGCGAACACGCGTTGATGGTCAAGCGGGGACTCGACGACCTCGGGATCGCGGTTGAACTCAACGACCGGCCGCTGAACCAGCTCTACGCACAGAGCTGGGCGACGAAGGGGCTCGAGGCAGTAATTTCAATGAGTACGCACGGGCCCGATCCCCAGCGCGGGCTCGATCCGAACCCGCTGTTGATGCGCCGAACTGAGGGGTCGCTCTCGAACTACGACAACTACTACCACCCGAAGCTGCAGGAACTGCTCACTGAACAAGCCCAGACGACCGACCGGGCCGAGCGTGAGGAACTCGTCGCGCGGGCACAGGAGATTTTCGCAGAGGACGTCGGGGCGTTGATCACGCTGTTCCCCAACATTGTGACGGCGGTCAACCGGGACCGGTGGGCCGGCTACGTGGAGACGCCAGGGAACGGGCCGACGATGGACTCATTCGTCTGGACCGAGGTCAACCTCCAGCCCGAGACGGACAACCGGACCTACGTCAAGGGCGTCTCGACGTCGATGAACTCGCTGAACCTGCCGTGGGCCGCGGGCGGGGCAGAAGCCAAGCGGCTCACGTTCATCTACGACGGGCTCTTCGACGCGACGCCGGACCTCGACGTCGTCCCCGCGCTGGCGACCGGTGGCGGCTTCGTCGGCGAGACGACCGTCGAACTCGAGCTGCGCGAGGGCGTCGAGTGGCACGACGGCGAGGCGTTCACCGCCGAAGACGTGAAGTTCACCGTCGAGATCTACCAGGAGTACACCTCCTCGAGCCAAGTGCCGTTCTACGAGCCGATCGACTCCGTCGAGGTACTCGGCGATCACGAGGTACGGTTTAACCTGACGAACCCGGACGCGTCGTTCATGACCCAGCGGGTCGTCCGCAGTGTCATCCTTCCTAAACACCGGTGGGAGGATATCGACAACCCGTCCCAGCACAACCCGGACAAGCCCGTCGGGACCGGCCCCTTCGAGTTCGATACATGGGAGCAGGGGACCCGCTTTGCGGCCTCGCGAAACGACGGCCACTGGATGTTTGACGACGACTGGCGGGCCGATGCACTGGGCGACCAGGCCGAACGGGGCCCCGGCATCGAGCGGGTTATCTGGATCAACGTGAGCAACGTCGACGCCCTGATCGGATCGCTCCAGAGCGGCGCGATCGACGCCATCGGGACGAACCTCTCGACGCTGCAGGCCGAGCGTGCGGCCAACGCCGACGGGATCGAACAGGTATCAGCCGGAAGCTACGCACCGCTCGACGCGAAGCTCATGTTCTCCTGTCCGCTCGTCCGGGACAAGGAGTTCCGCATCGCGCTGTCGAAGGCGGTCGACTCGCAGGGGTTCGTCGAGGATTTCCTGCAGGGCGAGGCGACCGTCCCGGCCGGCGAGAATCCGATCTCGCCGCTGACCCAGTGGCACAACCCCGATACGACCGACTACGAGGTCGACGTCGAGGAAGCGCGAACGATCCTCGAGCAGGCGGGGTACACTTGGGACGGCGACGGCAACCTGCGGTACCCCAACGGCGAGGCATGGGGTGCGTTCGTCGAACGGATCCAGCCCGAGAACACCTACAAACGACGCGACGAACTCGAGCAACCCGATTTCTCATGA
- a CDS encoding helix-turn-helix domain-containing protein, which translates to MAKLQRELDAVRSIELDNAFYVEDGTWLESLTVASNGTFDPETAIERISGASLFYSSEIPTASDDLQLRRLTILANESYPFILSLVLRQEVIPNRIVLQNGVFEVVVTARDWDQFRAMADEVQETLGEFELLSVNKDEEPGEPLDSGRLTEVLVSKLTDDQLAVLETAYDSGYFDIPREASATDLADELDVAQSTVSERLRTAERTLLELIYGPRE; encoded by the coding sequence ATGGCGAAGCTCCAGCGCGAACTCGACGCCGTTCGGAGCATCGAACTTGATAACGCATTCTACGTCGAAGACGGGACGTGGCTCGAGTCGCTAACGGTTGCCTCGAACGGCACGTTTGACCCCGAGACCGCCATCGAGAGGATCTCCGGGGCGTCGCTGTTCTACAGTAGCGAGATCCCGACCGCGTCCGATGACCTCCAACTCCGGCGGCTCACCATCCTCGCGAACGAGTCGTATCCGTTCATCCTGAGTCTGGTGTTGCGTCAGGAGGTGATACCAAACCGGATCGTCCTCCAAAACGGCGTCTTTGAGGTCGTAGTGACCGCGCGCGACTGGGATCAATTCCGCGCGATGGCCGACGAAGTCCAGGAGACGCTGGGCGAGTTCGAACTGCTGTCGGTCAACAAGGACGAGGAACCGGGCGAACCGCTCGACAGTGGCCGGTTGACCGAAGTCCTCGTCTCGAAGCTCACCGACGACCAGTTAGCGGTCCTCGAGACGGCCTACGACAGCGGTTACTTCGATATTCCTCGCGAGGCGTCTGCGACGGACCTCGCTGATGAACTCGACGTCGCACAGTCAACGGTGAGCGAGCGACTTCGGACCGCCGAGCGCACGCTGCTCGAACTTATCTACGGACCGCGGGAGTGA
- a CDS encoding SLC13 family permease, with amino-acid sequence MDDRIDERSGVELPAPSWQTAGLFAAVGVLVVGTALDSPSALSVEGQRTLAVFLSALVLWLTRPVPYVISSVLSVTLLFVLGAVDSFGAATTGFTSTLVFFLLLLLLLGDATASVGLDQRLAGQLLTAESTPRRALRSVAGSVLALALVMPSAMARAVTFVPIVKRLAGAFDTEDGFESAAFLILGHVNPIASMALMTGGGMALVTAEIVSTSVGPITWVDWAVLMVPPTVLLYALAALAAGLFARVDGETTVSTTRVPRTEAGDDGLQLRTDGDETRPTPEDGLATLTRDQRLVAVVLLGAVAAWIGGSFVGLPTVVPAVAAVTVLSLPSVGVITADDIADVNWGIIFLIGAMLSILDAMNATGAITAVVDALTRLIPFAALSNWQIAAVLIALAVAIRVLFSTGSAAIVVALPIVLEFASSFGIDRLPLALTVLLVVGSTTILPFNTTAVLVSMDRGPLSHRDIAAFGLVTMALSIAVAALSWLVYWPLVR; translated from the coding sequence ATGGATGATCGAATCGATGAACGGTCGGGAGTGGAGCTACCGGCACCGTCGTGGCAAACGGCCGGACTGTTCGCGGCTGTCGGCGTTCTCGTCGTCGGAACGGCGCTCGACTCGCCATCGGCGCTGTCCGTTGAGGGACAGCGGACGCTGGCGGTATTTCTCTCGGCGCTTGTCCTGTGGCTGACCCGGCCAGTACCGTACGTCATCTCGAGCGTCCTCAGCGTCACGTTGCTGTTCGTGCTGGGGGCCGTCGACTCGTTCGGTGCGGCGACGACCGGCTTCACCTCGACACTCGTGTTCTTCCTATTGCTTCTCTTATTGCTTGGCGATGCAACAGCGAGCGTCGGTCTCGATCAGCGGCTAGCGGGGCAACTGCTGACGGCTGAGAGTACACCGCGGCGGGCGCTGCGGTCAGTCGCTGGGAGCGTCCTCGCGCTGGCGCTGGTGATGCCTTCCGCGATGGCTCGAGCAGTGACGTTCGTGCCGATTGTGAAGCGGCTCGCGGGCGCATTCGATACGGAGGACGGGTTCGAGAGCGCGGCGTTTCTCATCCTCGGCCACGTCAACCCCATCGCGTCGATGGCACTGATGACTGGCGGCGGGATGGCGCTGGTCACCGCCGAAATCGTCTCGACGTCGGTAGGGCCGATCACGTGGGTCGACTGGGCAGTGTTGATGGTACCGCCAACGGTCCTGCTGTACGCGCTGGCGGCCCTCGCTGCAGGACTCTTCGCTCGAGTCGACGGAGAAACGACGGTCAGCACGACCCGGGTACCCCGAACGGAGGCAGGTGACGACGGACTCCAGTTACGGACGGACGGTGACGAGACGCGGCCGACGCCGGAAGACGGATTGGCTACGCTGACACGTGACCAGCGGCTCGTGGCGGTCGTTCTTCTCGGTGCCGTCGCAGCCTGGATCGGCGGCTCGTTCGTCGGGCTCCCGACGGTGGTCCCCGCAGTCGCGGCGGTCACGGTCCTCTCGCTGCCGTCCGTCGGCGTCATCACGGCCGACGACATTGCGGACGTGAACTGGGGCATTATCTTCCTCATCGGTGCGATGTTGTCAATACTGGACGCAATGAACGCGACCGGCGCGATCACGGCCGTCGTCGACGCACTAACGCGGCTAATCCCGTTCGCGGCGCTTTCCAACTGGCAGATCGCCGCCGTGTTGATCGCGCTCGCCGTCGCCATCCGCGTCCTGTTCTCGACTGGGTCGGCGGCGATTGTCGTTGCGCTCCCGATCGTCCTCGAGTTCGCGAGCAGTTTTGGGATCGATCGACTGCCGCTGGCGTTGACCGTCCTTCTGGTCGTTGGCTCGACGACAATCCTGCCGTTCAACACGACCGCGGTGCTGGTGTCGATGGACCGCGGACCGCTGTCACACCGCGATATCGCCGCCTTCGGCCTGGTGACGATGGCCCTCTCGATCGCCGTCGCTGCGCTCTCGTGGCTGGTCTATTGGCCGCTGGTGCGCTGA